The region tttgcttagagtgaatcttgtaactaatgtctcgtaacatcaaaaatgttacacgcttgattcgattccaattttccatccttgagaacacgacaatcggggaacttcttctccgttttatcactatccacNNNNNNNNNNNNNNNNNNNNNNNNNNNNNNNNNNNNNNNNNNNNNNNNNNNNNNNNNNNNNNNNNNNNNNNNNNNNNNNNNNNNNNNNNNNNNNNNNNNNNNNNNNNNNNNNNNNNNNNNNNNNNNNNNNNNNNNNNNNNNNNNNNNNNNNNNNNNNNNNNNNNNNNNNNNNNNNNNNNNNNNNNNNNNNNNNNNNNNNNNNNNNNNNNNNNNNNNNNNNNNNNNNNNNNNNNNNNNNNNNNNNNNNNNNNNNNNNNNNNNNNNNNNNNNNNNNNNNNNNNNNNNNNNNNNNNNNNNNNNNNNNNNNNNNNNNNNNNNNNNNNNNNNNNNNNNNNNNNNNNNNNNNNNNNNNNNNNNNNNNNNNNNNNNNNNNNNNNNNNNNNNNNNNNNNNNNNNNNNNNNNNNNNNNNNNNNNNNNNNNNNNNNNNNNNNNNNNNNNNNNNNNNNNNNNNNNNNNNNNNNNNNNNNNNNNNNNNNNNNNNNNNNNNNNNNNNNNNNNNNNNNNNNNNNNNNNNNNNNNNNNNNNNNNNNNNNNNNNNNNNNNNNNNNNNNNNNNNNNNNNNNNNNNNNNNNNNNNNNNNNNNNNNNNNNNNNNNNNNNNNNNNNNNNNNNNNNNNNNNNNNNNNNNNNNNNNNNNNNNNNNNNNNNNNNNNNNNNNNNNNNNNNNNNNNNNNNNNNNNNNNNNNNNNNNNNNNNNNNNNNNNNNNNNNNNNNNNNNNNNNNNNNNNNNNNNNNNNNNNNNNNNNNNNNNNNNNNNNNNNNNNNNNNNNNNNNNNNNNNNNNNNNNNNNNNNNNNNNNNNNNNNNNNNNNNNNNNNNNNNNNNNNNNNNNNNNNNNNNNNNNNNNNNNNNNNNNNNNNNNNNNNNNNNNNNNNNNNNNNNNNNNNNNNNNNNNNNNNNNNNNNNNNNNNNNNNNNNNNNNNNNNNNNNNNNNNNNNNNNNNNNNNNNNNNNNNNNNNNNNNNNNNNNNNNNNNNNNNNNNNNNNNNNNNNNNNNNNNNNacaaataataactctcttttcaaaactgcaaatgcacccgcttatcattcccaagagcttcaacttcttatactaagcatgtaagcatataaagcacgaagtgcgtcctttccacactttaaaacaaacatcgtcctcgatgtttccatacgtacagggtaaaggaacgaaatagGGATACTAAggatatacaaataaaaatccctttccacactttggaaattgctctgagatatagggtatgcatcaaacgatcctattaattatggtaagctctaatatactcatacacaaagctataaagaaaatatttccacactttaaagatcaaaacaagGCTTAGAAttaaaagggataagaggataaaccaagtatgcatccctctttccacactttggcttccagcataggcctgctcccggtataaatgctctataagaaatggagacagaaCATACAacaagggttttcggagtactattcaattcttataagctgatagaaatataaaagcagaaacatagataataaCGCATGTAAATAAGcagaattattcgaatagaaatgcaaaaaagtaaagcagttggaatgtaaataacataaagcaataaagataagtaaagcatagtaaagaaataaaggaaataaaagtcggaaccccgcgcatNNNNNNNNNNNNNNNNNNNNNNNNNNNNNNNNNNNNNNNNNNNNNNNNNNNNNNNNNNNNNNNNNNNNNNNNNNNNNNNNNNNNNNNNNNNNNNNNNNNNNNNNNNNNNNNNNNNNNNNNNNNNNNNNNNNNNNNNNNNNNNNNNNNNNNNNNNNNNNNNNNNNNNNNNNNNNNNNNNNNNNNNNNNNNNNNNNNNNNNNNNNNNNNNNNNNNNNNNNNNNNNNNNNNNNNNNNNNNNNNNNNNNNNNNNNNNNNNNNNNNNNNNNNNNNNNNNNNNNNNNNNNNNNNNNNNNNNNNNNNNNNNNNNNNNNNNNNNNNNNNNNNNNNNNNNNNNNNNNNNNNNNNNNNNNNNNNNNNNNNNNNNNNNNNNNNNNNNNNNNNNNNNNNNNNNNNNNNNNNNNNNNNNNNNNNNNNNNNNNNNNNNNNNNNNNNNNNNNNNNNNNNNNNNNNNNNNNNNNNNNNNNNNNNNNNNNNNNNNNNNNNNNNNNNNNNNNNNNNNNNNNNNNNNNNNNNNNNNNNNNNNNNNNNNNNNNNNNNNNNNNNNNNNNNNNNNNNNNNNNNNNNNNNNNNNNNNNNNNNNNNNNNNNNNNNNNNNNNNNNNNNNNNNNNNNNNNNNNNNNNNNNNNNNNNNNNNNNNNNNNNNNNNNNNNNNNNNNNNNNNNNNNNNNNNNNNNNNNNNNNNNNNNNNNNNNNNNNNNNNNNNNNNNNNNNNNNNNNNNNNNNNNNNNNNNNNNNNNNNNNNNNNNNNNNNNNNNNNNNNNNNNNNNNNNNNNNNNNNNNNNNNNNNNNNNNNNNNNNNNNNNNNNNNNNNNNNNNNNNNNNNNNNNNNNNNNNNNNNNNNNNNNNNNNNNNNNNNNNNNNNNNNNNNNNNNNNNNNNNNNNNNNNNNNNNNNNNNNNNNNNNNNNNNNNNNNNNNNNNNNNNNNNNNNNNNNNNNNNNNNNNNNNNNNNNNNNNNNNNNNNNNNNNNNNNNNNNNNNNNNNNNNNNNNNNNNNNNNNNNgcttagcggtttaaaaggatagtacccttagcgagtggtccagcggtttaaaagaaagattaaaaagagggtgggggatgcaacacgaggacttcccccagggggtcacccatcctagtactactctcgcccaagcacttNNNNNNNNNNNNNNNNNNNNNNNNNNNNNNNNNNNNNNNNNNNNNNNNNNNNNNNNNNNNNNNNNNNNNNNNNNNNNNNNNNNNNNNNNNNNNNNNNNNNNNNNNNNNNNNNNNNNNNNNNNNNNNNNNNNNNNNNNNNNNNNNNNNNNNNNNNNNNNNNNNNNNNNNNNNNNNNNNNNNNNNNNNNNNNNNNNNNNNNNNNNNNNNNNNNNNNNNNNNNNNNNNNNNNNNNNNNNNNNNNNNNNNNNNNNNNNNNNNNNNNNNNNNNNNNNNNNNNNNNNNNNNNNNNNNNNNNNNNNNNNNNNNNNNNNNNNNNNNNNNNNNNNNNNNNNNNNNNNNNNNNNNNNNNNNNNNNNNNNNNNNNNNNNNNNNNNNNNNNNNNNNNNNNNNNNNNNNNNNNNNNNNNNNNNNNNNNNNNNNNNNNNNNNNNNNNNNNNNNNNNtcggagttctgatgggatccggtgcattagtgctggtatgatcgcatccgtcacgtactgcgcgcaaaatgtaattgaccctctctctccgcgcaacttctctcgcttagcggtttagcggtttaaaaggatagtacccttagcgagcggtccagcggtttaaaagaaagaNNNNNNNNNNNNNNNNNNNNNNNNNNNNNNNNNNNNNNNNNNNNNNNNNNNNNNNNNNNNNNNNNNNNNNNNNNNNNNNNNNNNNNNNNNNNNNNNNNNNNNNNNNNNNNNNNNNNNNNNNNNNNNNNNNNNNNNNNNNNNNNNNNNNNNNNNNNNNNNNNNNNNNNNNNNNNNNNNNNNNNNNNNNNNNNNNNNNNNNNNNNNNNNNNNNNNNNNNNNNNNNNNNNNNNNNNNNNNNNNNNNNNNNNNNNNNNNNNNNNNNNNNNNNNNNNNNNNNNNNNNNNNNNNNNNNNNNNNNNNNNNNNNNNNNNNNNNNNNNNNNNNNNNNNNNNNNNNNNNNNNNNNNNNNNNNNNNNNNNNNNNNNNNNNNNNNNNNNNNNNNNNNNNNNNNNNNNNNNNNNNNNNNNNNNNNNNNNNNNNNNNNNNNNNNNNNNNNNNNNNNNNNNNNNNNNNNNNNNNNNNNNNNNNNNNNNNNNNNNNNNNNNNNNNNNNNNNNNNNNNNNNNNNNNNNNNNNNNNNNNNNNNNNNNNNNNNNNNNNNNNNNNNNNNNNNNNNNNNNNNNNNNNNNNNNNNNNNNNNNNNNNNNNNNNNNNNNNNNNNNNNNNNNNNNNNNNNNNNNNNNNNNNNNNNNNNNNNNNNNNNNNNNNNNNNNNNNNNNNNNNNNNNNNNNNNNNNNNNNNNNNNNNNNNNNNNNNNNNNNNNNNNNNNNNNNNNNNNNNNNNNNNNNNNNNNNNNNNNNNNNNNNNNNNNNNNNNNNNNNNNNNNNNNNNNNNNNNNNNNNNNNNNNNNNNNNNNNNNNNNNNNNNNNNNNNNNNNNNNNNNNNNNNNNNNNNNNNNNNNNNNNNNNNNNNNNNNNNNNNNNNNNNNNNNNNNNNNNNNNNNNNNNNNNNNNNNNNNNNNNNNNNNNNNNNNNNNNNNNNNNNNNNNNNNNNNNNNNNNNNNNNNNNNNNNNNNNNNNNNNNNNNNNNNNNNNNNNNNNNNNNNNNNNNNNNNNNNNNNNaaaaaatgcacatagacaacggttttttaaaaccgttgtctttgtggtgttgtcttttgtcgaaatgcacaaagacaacacactaaagacaacggttcggtaaaaaccgttgtctttgataaaagtgttgcgtcaaagacaacggttttagacaaaactgttgtcttttacacaaaagacaacacttttgtcaaaaaccgttgtctttgtactgttgtctttgtgcatttttcttgtagtgaaagAATTGTTACCTAGAATGGATGAaatggaagaattaattaaagcaTGAGTATTGGTGTTTGGGTGGTGCACAAATGATTTTTGGGGGTACCTTGGTCATTTACCAGTGTTGTTTGAAATTTGGGAATGAGTTAGAAGTGAAATGGAGGTGCAAAGCAAAGCAATGGCTGAAGAAGTAAGTGGCATTGGTTGTGTACTAGGCCACGTAGGAGCGTACATGAGCTAGTACATGCCCCTCCCGATCATGAATGTGGGCTAACTCGTGGCCAAGATCCAGAAGCTACTACCAAAAGAGTCACGATCGTTATCTGGGCTGAGTACGAAGGGATGTACGAGAGTACACCCACTCGTACATGCCACAGATCAGTgcaattcttccatttttccaGCAAATTGTCTCCCAATTGATCTTTGAAGTTCCTTAGTGACTTACCCTGTAATGTTAGCTCAAAAACAACaacacaaaaataacaaaaattacaaaaaacaaagcaaaagtgtttttatttttattctccttGGGTTACCCGCACTGCATTGATACTACTTGTaactaaaattttgaatttcaatatatatataattcagattTTCTTTGTTCACAAGCGCCTTACGAAAATGTGCCTTGGTAAGCACTGCACGGTGCTTACCAAAAGGTACCGTGGTAAGTCCCGCAAGGTGCTCACAGAAAAGTTACATGGTAAGCACCATTCTGCATGTTTCAAtatgagtcattttcattttgaaccgacccgtctcacaaataaggatccgtgagaccgTCTTACACATGTGTTTGCCTTGAAACTGAGGTATAGTtttgacaatttatatttaacaatgaTGTTCTATGTTTGCTAAACGCTTGAATACAGGATTGGGTCTTGATATTCGCAATGGGAGTTACACAATGTGATGAGCTCATTGTNNNNNNNNNNNNNNNNNNNNNNNNNNNNNNNNNNNNNNNNNNNNNNNNNNNNNNNNNNNNNNNNNNNNNNNNNNNNNNNNNNNNNNNNNNNNNNNNNNNNNNNNNNNNNNNNNNNNNNNNNNNNNNNNNNNNNNNNNNNNNNNNNNNNNNNNNNNNNNNNNNNNNNNNNNNNNNNNNNNNNNNNNNNNNNNNNNNNNNNNNNNNNNNNNNNNNNNNNNNNNNNNNNNNNNNNNNNNNNNNNNNNNNNNNNNNNNNNNNNNNNNNNNNNNNNNNNNNNNNNNNNNNNNNNNNNNNNNNNNNNNNNNNNNNNNNNNNNNNNNNNNNNNNNNNNNNNNNNNNNNNNNNNNNNNNNNNNNNNNNNNNNNNNNNNNNNNNNNNNNNNNNNNNNNNNNNNNNNNNNNNNNNNNNNNNNNNNNNNNNNNNNNNNNNNNNNNNNNNNNNNNNNNNNNNNNNNNNNNNNNNNNNNNNNNNNNNNNNNNNNNNNNNNNNNNNNNNNNNNNNNNNNNNNNNNNNNNNNNNNNNNNNNNNNNNNNNNNNNNNNNNNNNNNNNNNNNNNNNNNNNNNNNNNNNNNNNNNNNNNNNNNNNNNNNNNNNNNNNNNNNNNNNNNNNNNNNNNNNNNNNNNNNNNNNNNNNNNNNNNNNNNNNNNNNNNNNNNNNNNNNNNNNNNNNNNNNNNNNNNNNNNNNNNNNNNNNNNNNNNNNNNNNNNNNNNNNNNNNNNNNNNNNNNNNNNNNNNNNNNNNNNNNNNNNNNNNNNNNNNNNNNNNNNNNNNNNNNNNNNNNNNNNNNNNNNNNNNNNNNNNNNNNNNNNNNNNNNNNNNNNNNNNNNNNNNNNNNNNNNNNNNNNNNNNNNNNNNNNNNNNNNNNNNNNNNNNNNNNNNNNNNNNNNNNNNNNNNNNNNNNNNNNNNNNNNNNNNNNNNNNNNNNNNNNNNNNNNNNNNNNNNNNNNNNNNNNNNNNNNNNNNNNNNNNNNNNNNNNNNNNNNNNNNNNNNNNNNNNNNGGCCCAGCATCTTGCAGGGATTGATTTTTTGCCAGAGGTGTCACCATTGCTAGGTGGCTCTGAAAGCTCAAATGAAGAAACAGCTAAGCAGTCTACTCTTATATCTGGTCTGTCACTGTATCGTCAGCAGAATCGATTGCAAACAGTTGTGCAAAGAATTCGTGCTAGAAAAAAGGCTCGACTGGCTCTTGTGGAGCAGTTTGATTCTCTAATGAAGTTGGAATGGCCAGTTCTCGCCTGTAAAAGTGTGCCATGGACCTCACATAACCCTCGTTGCAGTTTGCATGGCTGGTCATCTCTTGGTTCAGCATGCAATGAAGCATCTTCAGTTCCTGCTGTGGATGCAGAAAAGGTCCAGGGTCCTGATGTTTCAATGGAGGTAAGATCTGATACTTCAAAGGAAGAGGTTGAAAACACAAGAGAGGATGGGGAACTTCCGTCCTTAACTTTGGCTACTGCTGGAGTAAATGATGCTACTCCCGCACCAACTAGAGGAACTAATTCTGATCATTCCAGAAAGCTTGGTTTCATTTCAAAGTGTGTCATATCTCCCCTTAACAAGGGAAAGTCTCCAAGTTTTAAGAAACATGAGGAGGATGTGGACCTTATAATGGAATCTGATAGCCAACCAGCTCAAGTTGAACAGGACACTGATAACATGCCTGGAAGTACAGTGCCTTATGTAGATGACAAGTCATGGGCTGATTGCAGGGTTGAGGACTATATTCTTGTCTTAACTAGAAAGACTCATGATGGTGAAAAGACCATGAGATTAGAAGCCCAGGTAGAATCT is a window of Ipomoea triloba cultivar NCNSP0323 chromosome 16, ASM357664v1 DNA encoding:
- the LOC116007957 gene encoding THO complex subunit 5B-like; translated protein: MEVQSKAMAEEHLAGIDFLPEVSPLLGGSESSNEETAKQSTLISGLSLYRQQNRLQTVVQRIRARKKARLALVEQFDSLMKLEWPVLACKSVPWTSHNPRCSLHGWSSLGSACNEASSVPAVDAEKVQGPDVSMEVRSDTSKEEVENTREDGELPSLTLATAGVNDATPAPTRGTNSDHSRKLGFISKCVISPLNKGKSPSFKKHEEDVDLIMESDSQPAQVEQDTDNMPGSTVPYVDDKSWADCRVEDYILVLTRKTHDGEKTMRLEAQANLPFFPCICWNAQPSQCICQIFVDTSCTYYSCPCPCPGPVWAEYWWVLIPSLGHFSADVLSCSICFLPSASEFKLDDPEQVDCLSWNNESSGAFSVSSAYGLATNQQGSIEAAKWNAMQFGNLRRLAAL